The nucleotide sequence GATGAAATCCAACAGACCGGCGCCTTTCGGGCAGAGGGTGCCGCGGTTGACCGGGTGGTCGGCGTCGCCCTCGATATGGATGATGTTTTGCGCGACGTTTTTCGCCGCATCACCCTGGCTGTACATGATCAGGCCGCAGCCGACCGAACAGTAGGGGCAGGTGTTGCGCGTCTCGATCGTGCGCGCCAGTTTGAAATGGCGCACCTGGTCGGCGAAAGCTGCCGGGGGAGCTACCCCCAGAGCCGCCAGGCTCGATCCTCCAAGGCCCACAGCGCAGACCTTGAAGAACTGTCGACGGTTCATGTCCATCGTGGCTCTCCTGCATCAGGCAGTGGATGCCCGGGGCATTGCCGGGCATCTCGCCCCATAGAGGGTAGCCCTCCCCCAGTATTAATCCAGCAGCGCTCTGGGTAGGCGCATCCAGGCCCATCGGCTATAGTCGGGCACGGCGTTCGCCACGCCACCCGTCCGCGGAAAGGGCTGCGCCCAGGCTGCATTTGCCGACTTCGTCATACGACTCCCGGCCTCCCAGCGGACAAGGCCAGCCATAGGGGTTCGTATGTCCACGCCACGTTTGTCCACGCCACAACCCATCCGCTACGCCACGGCCTGCCACGACGGCCGCATCAATCTCGAACAGCAACGCAAACGCGCCAAGGAACTGCTGCGCCAACTGAAGGCCGCCGACCCGCAGGCTTGGCAGGCGATGCGCACGCATAGCCTGGCCAGCACACCGGCTGAGGTGCGCCTGGCCGATGCGCAATGCCTGATCGCCCGCGAACTGGGGTTCGCCAGTTGGCCGAAGCTCAAGGCGCACCTCGACGCGGTCGCCTTCGCCGCCCGCCAGCCGAATTTCCGCGCCGACGATGAAGCCGCCACGCTGCACCTGCGCTGCGGCAACGACATCAGCCATACGCTGCGCCTGGCCGGTTTTCAGGGCGAGTTCCACAGCTTCATCGATCCGCTGGTGATGGGCCCGGTGCCGGACTTGCCATTGCCCGAGTACCTCGCGGTGCGCAGCGAATTTGTCGCCGCGACCTTCGCCATGAACGCCAGCGACGTGCTCGCCGGTTCGCAGCGCGAATACGCCTTGCTCGAGCGCCTGCACGAGTATTCGCGGGTGGTGCTGTGGTGCGAGGCCGATGCCTACGACCAGTTGTTTCTGATCCGCGTCCTCGCCGGGGCGCAGCAACTGCCGGAGCGTTTTGAACTGATCGAAATCGACCGCGTACCAGGAGTCGAGCGCTTTATCGGCATCGGCCAACTGGCGCCCGATCTACTGGCTTGGCTGTGGCCGCAACGCCGCGTGTTGGGCACCGCCGCCATCAGCCTGGCGCGCCAGGCATGGAGCGCCTACAGCAGCGCCGATCCACGCGTCTGGGCGGAATTGGCTCAGGCCGAGACACCGGCGCTGCCGTTGCTCGGCCCGGCCTTGCGGCGCCAGCTGCAGGAGTTGCCGGGCATCCATGACGGTCTGTCGTTGACCGAGCGACTCAGCCTGGGTCTGGTCGCCGAACGGGAACAGCCGACCTTCGGCCTGGTATTCGCCCAACTGATGAGCCGCGCGGAGCCGCTGCCTTATCTCGGCGACATGATGTTCCATGCGCTGCTACGCCCGCTGCTCGACTCAGCGACGCCCCTACTGCGCGAAGAGCACCCCGAACTGCCCTGGCCGAAGCGCCCTCTGCAACTCACCGAGCTGGGTCGTGAGGTGCTGGCGGGGCGGCGGTATTGGCTGGACTGTGATGCGCCCGAACGCTGGGTCGGCGGCGTGCGTTTGCGCGCCGGTGAGCCGCATTGGTGTATCGACGACCAAATGAGACCGATGCTGCGCGGTTGATCCCACTCAACGAGCTTAGGCTTTCGTAGGAGCGAATTCATTGGCTATGTCCCAGCTACGTGTTGAGACGTGCAGGCCCGCCAGGTGATGCCTGCGACGATGATTCGTAGGGTGGGTTAGCCGAAGGACCGGACTGGACGCCAGTGTTCCGAGTCGTGCCGCTGGTGGGTTACGCCGCTACGCGGCTAACCCACCCTACAAAAGCTTCGGCTTTCGTAGGAGCGAATTAATTCGCGAAATGGCCCGGCCCTATTCGCGGATAAATCCGCGCCGACACAACACCGCCAGCCCACGGCTCGCTCGACTGACCCGACGAATCAATTGCCGGCATAATCTTGCCTCCCGTCTGGAGATCGCTCATGCCCACTATTGCTTGGTGGTTGCTTGCCCTGCCCCTCATCGCTGGCGCCTGCCTACCGCTGCAAGCCGGTATCAATGGTCAGCTGGCCAGGCAGGTGTCCAGCGTGCTGGCCGCCGGGCTGATTTCCTTCACCGTCGGCAGCCTGGCCCTGCTGCTGCTGGTCCTCTGGCAACGGGAAATTCCGGGCCTCGACGTGCTGCGCGGGGTCAGATGGTGGCAATGGTGCGGCGGCTTTCTCGGTGTGTTCTTCATCGTCACCGCGGCCTATGCCGGGACGCGGGTCGGCGCGCTGTTGTTCATGGCACTGGTGATCGCCGGCCAGTTGGGCATGGCGCTGCTGCTCGACCACTTCGGCTGGGCCGGTTTCCGCGAGGCGCCGATCAGCCTCGGCAAGCTGCTCGGCGTGCTGGCGATCATCGCGGGTATCTGGCTGATTCGTCGCGGCTGACGAGAAAGGGGCCCGAATGGACCCCTTGGCATAGCACTTACATGAATATGCCGGCGAGCGGCAAGATCGGCCCCCAGAACAAGCATTTATGGTCGTCATTGAAATCCGACAACAACACGCTGGAGTACACCATCTTGGCCTTGCCCGGTTCCAGCATCATCACCCCCTCGCGCTCCAGGCCCAGCACGCCGTTGCTGAATGCCTTCCAGTTCGGCAAGCCCGAGCCGTTGGGGTTGCCGCCGCGGATGAAGTTGGCCCAGTAGGCGGTCATCCGCCCGGACAGTTCGAGTTGCTTTACCGACATGTTGGTCAGGTAGTAGCCAATCGGGCTCTGCCGGTTGAACAAGTAGGCCAGTTCGTCGGCATGGCTGGAGCCACGGGTGTCGTTGGAGATCGCCACCGAGGCCGGGCCGAGCGCCGGCTCGGAGTTCGGGTCGATGAACTCGTAGCCGTACACCTGGGTGTAGCGCATCAAGTCCTGGCGCAGACTCTGAGTCGCACAGGCGAAGGTGGCGTCGGTGAGCAATGCGTTGGCCGCCAGGGCTGGCGAGCCGTAGCCGATCACCGGGTAGGTGGCACGCATGCCAACCCAGGTAACGCTCGGTGCCAGCGACTGCAGGATGGTGTTGTACTGGTCACTGGTCAAACGCTGGTTATTGACGAACTCGGTGATGCCTATCGGCCCCTTGACCTCTCCCTGATTGGAGCCAATCAGGACTGGCACGCGATGAAAGTTGCCCTGGCGGATCAGCTTGCGCGGGAAGTCACCGAGCACTACACCATCGACGGTCGGCGCCCACGGCAGATCGGTCTCGATAGCACGCTGCAGCGCGCTGAAGGCGAACTGGCTGTTCTGGCCGATCTCGGCACCGCTCTTGCCACGCATACAGGCGACCTGTGTCGGGCCACTCGGGCAGCCGTTCTGGGCGGCGAAGTCGCCACCCTTGCTTAGCGAGGTGCTCATACTGTGCACCGAGCCCTCGCCCTGCTCGCCGAGCGCCAGCACGCTCTGTGCAATGGCGCGGTGGAACAGCCCGGCAGCCTTCGGCGAGGTGAGCAGCGACATGACACTGATGGCGCCCGCCGACTCGCCGGCGATGGTCACGTTGCCGGGGTTGCCGCCGAACGCCGCGACATTGCGCTTGACCCATTGCAGCGCGGCGATCTGGTCCTGCAGGCCGTAGTTGCCGGTGGACTGATCCGCCGCCTCGCTGCGCAGGCCATCCAGGGCCAGGAAGCCCATGGCGCCCATGCGATAGTTGGTCGACACCACCACCACGTTGTGTTGGTTGGCGTATTCGGTGGCGTCGTAGTTGCGCGCCGAACCGACCTGGAAGCCGCCACCGTGGATCCACACCATTACCGGCAGCTTGGACGACGCCGTGGCGTTGGTCGGGCTGGTAACGTGGAGAACCAGGCAGTCCTCTTCGCCGAGCGATGGCGAGACTTCCGAACCGCCCTGCACGCAGATCTTGCCCGCGCCAACCGCCTGCAACACGCCACCCCATGGCGCGGCCGGCTGCGGCGCCTTCCAGCGCAGCGCACCGAGCGGCGGCTCGGCGAATGGGATATTGCGGAACAGCCGGGCGTTGTTGACCACGGCACCCTCGACCCAGCCGCTGTCGATCTTCACCTGCGGCCCGGCCTGCACGGCACTCGCGGCGCCGCAGAGCAGTAGTCCGGCAAGCACGGCATAGAGCCGGAGCGGCCGTTGAACAAGCAGATTATTCATGCCTTCACCCTGAGTTTTTGTTGTTGTCGGCGGCGGGGCCGCCCGATGTGCGAGGGGGCTGCCGACTCCCAAGCGGGAGCGCAGTAAAGGCGCGGGTCAGCGGGGCTGTCGATGCCCCCTACGGGTAGGCGGCAATCGGCCAGATGCCCAAGGGGCGGGCGCTCCAGCCCATGTCAGAAGGCGTGGCTGCGACCCCGGCCGGGCCGCCGCCTACCTATCAGGGTGGGGCGGATCAGAGGCGGAAGCTGCCCATCTGCCGCGTCAGATCGTCGGCCAGGGCGCGCAGCGTCTGGCAATCGACGCGGCAGCGTTCGGTGTCGGCGGAGGTGGCGTGCGCCAGGTCGGCGATGCCCTGCACGTTACGGTTGATCTCTTCGGTCACCGACGACTGCTCCTCGGTGGCCGTGGCGACCTGGGTGTTCATGTCGCTGATGCGCTCGACCTGTTCGGTGATCGCGCCCAGTGACACGCCGGTGCGCTGGGTGGCTTCGACGCCGGTGCCGGTGGCCGCCTGGCCGGCTTGCATGGAATGCACCGCGCTGTCGGCGCCGCTCTTCAGGCGTTCGATCATCTGCTGGATTTCACCGGTCGAGTCCTGGGTGCGGCTGGCCAGGGTACGCACCTCGTCGGCGACCACCGCGAAGCCGCGCCCCAACTCGCCGGCGCGCGCCGCTTCGATCGCGGCGTTGAGGGCGAGCAGATTGGTCTGCTCGGAAATGCCGCGAATCACCGACAGCACCTGGTCGATCGACGCCACTTCATGGGCCAGTTCGCCGACCGCCACCGAGGCGTGGCCGATCTCGCCGGACATCTTCTCGATATGCGCGATCGAGCTGCCGACCACCTGACGGGCCTGCAACGCTTCACTGCGCGCGTTGTGTGAGGCCTGCGCGGCATCACTGGCGTTGCGTGCGATCTCCTGCACGGTGAGGCCCATCTCGTGCACCGCGGTGGCGACCATGTCGGTCATCTCGCGCTGCCGACCGGCGCGACCGGCGGTGTTTTCCACCACTTCGGCGACCTGGCCGACCGAGCCGCGCAGGCGTTGGCTGGTGGCCAGCACTTCGCCGATCAGGCTGCGCTGGCTTTCCAGGAAGCGGTTGAAGCCGCGCGCCAGATCGCCCAGCTCGTCGGCCCGCGACTCGTCGAGACGGCGGGTCAGGTCGCCGCCACCGCCGCCGATTTCCACCAGCGCCGCGGTGACCTGCTGCAGCGGGCGCACCAAGCCACGCGCCAGCAGCGCCACCAGACCGAGCACCAGCAGCGCCACGGCCAGACCGATCAAGCCGCTGCTGAGCATGGCCTGACGCGCCTCGGCGTAGATTTCCGCCTCCGGTACTTCGCTGACCAGACGCCAGCCGAGGCTCTTCAGCTCGCGCGACACCACCAGATACGTCTCGCCATCACGCTGGAAGCGCAGCGCCTTGCCGGCACCGCCAAGCAGTTCGCCGGCGACGTCGCCCCCCAGCAGGTCGGTCAGATTGCGGCGGTTGTTCAGCTCGGCCTGCGGATGGATCTTCACCTGGCCGCCGTCGTCGACCAGATAGATACGCCCACGCTCACCGAACTGGAAATTGCGTACCAGATCGGACATCGCCTGCATGCCGAAACCCAGCCCGGCCACGCCGAGGTCCTTGCCGTCCTGGCGAATGCGCACGTTGATGAACAGGCTCGGCACGTTGTTCGACTTGTCGATGTCGAACGACAGCTCGCGCTCCTTGCCGCTGTCGAGGAAGCCATAGAACCAGGCGTCGTCGGCCTTG is from Pseudomonas sp. LS44 and encodes:
- a CDS encoding DUF1835 domain-containing protein; the encoded protein is MRYATACHDGRINLEQQRKRAKELLRQLKAADPQAWQAMRTHSLASTPAEVRLADAQCLIARELGFASWPKLKAHLDAVAFAARQPNFRADDEAATLHLRCGNDISHTLRLAGFQGEFHSFIDPLVMGPVPDLPLPEYLAVRSEFVAATFAMNASDVLAGSQREYALLERLHEYSRVVLWCEADAYDQLFLIRVLAGAQQLPERFELIEIDRVPGVERFIGIGQLAPDLLAWLWPQRRVLGTAAISLARQAWSAYSSADPRVWAELAQAETPALPLLGPALRRQLQELPGIHDGLSLTERLSLGLVAEREQPTFGLVFAQLMSRAEPLPYLGDMMFHALLRPLLDSATPLLREEHPELPWPKRPLQLTELGREVLAGRRYWLDCDAPERWVGGVRLRAGEPHWCIDDQMRPMLRG
- a CDS encoding DMT family transporter, which translates into the protein MPTIAWWLLALPLIAGACLPLQAGINGQLARQVSSVLAAGLISFTVGSLALLLLVLWQREIPGLDVLRGVRWWQWCGGFLGVFFIVTAAYAGTRVGALLFMALVIAGQLGMALLLDHFGWAGFREAPISLGKLLGVLAIIAGIWLIRRG
- a CDS encoding carboxylesterase/lipase family protein, producing MNNLLVQRPLRLYAVLAGLLLCGAASAVQAGPQVKIDSGWVEGAVVNNARLFRNIPFAEPPLGALRWKAPQPAAPWGGVLQAVGAGKICVQGGSEVSPSLGEEDCLVLHVTSPTNATASSKLPVMVWIHGGGFQVGSARNYDATEYANQHNVVVVSTNYRMGAMGFLALDGLRSEAADQSTGNYGLQDQIAALQWVKRNVAAFGGNPGNVTIAGESAGAISVMSLLTSPKAAGLFHRAIAQSVLALGEQGEGSVHSMSTSLSKGGDFAAQNGCPSGPTQVACMRGKSGAEIGQNSQFAFSALQRAIETDLPWAPTVDGVVLGDFPRKLIRQGNFHRVPVLIGSNQGEVKGPIGITEFVNNQRLTSDQYNTILQSLAPSVTWVGMRATYPVIGYGSPALAANALLTDATFACATQSLRQDLMRYTQVYGYEFIDPNSEPALGPASVAISNDTRGSSHADELAYLFNRQSPIGYYLTNMSVKQLELSGRMTAYWANFIRGGNPNGSGLPNWKAFSNGVLGLEREGVMMLEPGKAKMVYSSVLLSDFNDDHKCLFWGPILPLAGIFM
- a CDS encoding methyl-accepting chemotaxis protein, which codes for MTDMVATAVHEMGLTVQEIARNASDAAQASHNARSEALQARQVVGSSIAHIEKMSGEIGHASVAVGELAHEVASIDQVLSVIRGISEQTNLLALNAAIEAARAGELGRGFAVVADEVRTLASRTQDSTGEIQQMIERLKSGADSAVHSMQAGQAATGTGVEATQRTGVSLGAITEQVERISDMNTQVATATEEQSSVTEEINRNVQGIADLAHATSADTERCRVDCQTLRALADDLTRQMGSFRL